The following are from one region of the Verrucomicrobiota bacterium genome:
- a CDS encoding four helix bundle protein, which yields MNKPARSFKDLMVWQKAHQFVLDLYRFSHGFPDSERYVLTSQLRRAAISIAANIAEGFPKRGPSDKVRFFNIAQGSLEEVHYYLVLAKDLGYGDTTKLEGQYVEVGKMLNGYAQAILTSNS from the coding sequence ATGAATAAACCTGCGCGAAGTTTCAAGGACTTGATGGTCTGGCAAAAGGCCCATCAATTCGTTTTGGATTTGTACAGGTTTTCCCATGGTTTCCCGGATTCTGAACGATATGTGCTGACATCTCAACTCAGGCGGGCGGCCATTTCCATCGCGGCGAATATCGCCGAAGGGTTCCCCAAACGCGGTCCGAGCGATAAGGTGCGTTTTTTCAATATCGCTCAGGGCTCGCTTGAGGAAGTGCATTATTACTTGGTATTGGCCAAAGACCTTGGGTATGGAGATACGACGAAATTAGAAGGCCAATATGTCGAGGTCGGGAAAATGTTAAACGGCTACGCGCAGGCCATTCTAACTTCTAACTCCTGA
- a CDS encoding EutN/CcmL family microcompartment protein → MLLARVEGNAVSVRKHPGYEGWRLVICQPIGNAGEPEGAPQVAIDPYGAGMHQRVVISSDGWAARQAVKNAKCPVRWLVIGIVDEMEPNVPV, encoded by the coding sequence ATGCTATTGGCCCGTGTTGAAGGCAATGCCGTCTCAGTCCGCAAGCATCCCGGTTATGAGGGGTGGCGGCTGGTGATCTGCCAGCCGATTGGCAACGCGGGCGAACCCGAGGGCGCGCCCCAGGTGGCGATTGATCCCTACGGGGCCGGGATGCATCAGCGGGTGGTGATTTCGTCGGACGGCTGGGCCGCCCGGCAGGCGGTGAAGAATGCAAAATGCCCGGTGCGCTGGTTGGTGATCGGGATTGTGGATGAGATGGAACCGAACGTGCCAGTATGA
- a CDS encoding EutN/CcmL family microcompartment protein — translation MFLAKVEGYVVSTKKDPSMSGRKLLVVRPQLVDDKDPTRFKPGSNTIVAVDSVGAGAGEMVLFCQGSSARLAAGLKEAPVDAVIIGIVDTVDVFGKEIYSAKAQT, via the coding sequence ATGTTTCTCGCCAAAGTTGAGGGTTACGTTGTCTCGACCAAAAAGGATCCGAGCATGAGCGGGCGCAAGCTCCTCGTGGTGCGGCCCCAGTTGGTGGATGACAAGGACCCCACCCGGTTTAAACCGGGCAGCAATACCATTGTCGCCGTGGATAGCGTGGGGGCCGGCGCCGGCGAGATGGTTTTGTTCTGCCAGGGCAGCTCCGCGCGCCTGGCGGCCGGCTTGAAAGAGGCTCCGGTGGACGCCGTCATCATCGGCATCGTGGATACCGTGGATGTGTTTGGGAAAGAGATTTATAGCGCCAAGGCGCAAACTTGA
- a CDS encoding EutN/CcmL family microcompartment protein, producing MKFGTVIGRVTLSETVPALVGARWLVVSPFTREHFQRGTKTPAGMSKDPSLVIYDSLGGGVGDTVGYEEGAEATAPFDKPTPIDAINAALIDDIFYNPLKL from the coding sequence ATGAAATTTGGAACGGTTATAGGTCGGGTGACATTGAGCGAGACGGTGCCCGCGTTGGTGGGTGCCCGCTGGCTCGTGGTCAGCCCGTTTACCCGTGAGCATTTTCAGCGCGGCACCAAAACCCCGGCTGGCATGAGCAAAGACCCTAGTCTGGTGATATATGATTCGCTCGGTGGCGGGGTAGGGGATACGGTGGGATACGAGGAAGGCGCGGAAGCCACCGCACCTTTCGACAAACCCACCCCCATTGATGCCATAAACGCCGCGTTGATCGATGATATTTTTTACAACCCATTGAAACTATAA
- a CDS encoding BMC domain-containing protein — translation MSEALGMIETKGYIGAVEASDAMVKAANVTLVKTIPIGGGLITVFCKGDVGSVKAAVDAGSKAAGKVGELVSSHILARPHEDLLKAFLGDAAIKK, via the coding sequence ATGAGCGAAGCATTAGGAATGATCGAGACCAAGGGCTACATCGGCGCCGTCGAGGCGAGCGATGCCATGGTAAAAGCGGCCAACGTCACGCTGGTCAAAACCATCCCCATCGGCGGCGGTTTGATTACCGTCTTCTGCAAGGGCGACGTCGGCAGCGTCAAGGCGGCGGTGGACGCGGGCTCCAAGGCGGCTGGCAAAGTCGGCGAGCTGGTCAGCTCCCACATCCTGGCGCGTCCGCACGAGGATTTGCTGAAGGCATTCCTGGGCGATGCCGCCATCAAGAAGTAG
- a CDS encoding aldehyde dehydrogenase family protein, whose amino-acid sequence MSSQINETLVRDVVAEVLGRLGQVLTTAAVPKSDCGCPVPAPAKDPGPRKFGVFQDAKQACEAAHQAYLQLSEKGVAGRNKVIQIVKELAFANAVEWGRIELEETKIGRLDHKIEKLKGLRGIPGVEFLHPYALSGDHGITLEEYAPFGVIGAVTPSTHSIPTLACNVISMAAAGNAAVFNAHPGASKCAAMATRILNEAIFRELGIENLACIVEQPTLESFQAIAASEHVKLLCVTGGPGVVKAAMASGKRAVCAGPGNPPVLVDGTSCLDNAAKCVVFGAAYDNNLLCIGEKEVFVLEPFFDKFMAALERHGAYRLNSSQVEKLSKESFTFPPGQGAGCGHPVLNRNLVGKDPEVLARIAGASIPAGTQLLIAETQADHPFVYEEQMMPFVPVVRVKTVAEGIAESKKAEHGYKHSAIIHSHDVSNMTAMARALETTLFVKNGACVAGLGVGGEGYSNFSIATTTGEGICNPRTFTRVRRCVMVDKLRIF is encoded by the coding sequence ATGAGTTCGCAAATCAATGAAACGCTGGTGCGGGATGTCGTGGCTGAAGTGCTGGGGCGCTTGGGGCAGGTATTGACCACTGCTGCCGTGCCCAAAAGCGATTGCGGTTGTCCTGTTCCGGCTCCCGCCAAGGATCCCGGTCCGCGCAAGTTCGGCGTGTTTCAGGACGCCAAACAGGCTTGCGAAGCCGCGCATCAGGCGTACCTGCAACTTTCGGAAAAGGGCGTTGCCGGACGCAATAAAGTGATCCAGATCGTCAAGGAACTCGCCTTCGCCAACGCCGTGGAATGGGGCCGCATCGAGTTGGAGGAAACCAAGATCGGACGCCTCGATCACAAGATCGAAAAGCTGAAAGGTCTGCGCGGTATTCCCGGCGTCGAGTTTCTGCATCCTTATGCTTTGAGCGGCGATCACGGTATTACCCTCGAAGAATACGCGCCCTTCGGCGTCATTGGCGCGGTGACTCCCTCGACGCATTCTATTCCCACGCTGGCCTGCAATGTTATCAGCATGGCGGCGGCGGGCAATGCCGCCGTATTCAACGCCCATCCCGGCGCAAGCAAATGCGCGGCGATGGCGACGCGGATATTAAACGAGGCGATCTTCCGTGAACTCGGCATTGAGAACCTCGCGTGCATTGTTGAACAACCGACGCTGGAATCCTTCCAGGCGATTGCGGCGAGCGAACACGTCAAATTGCTGTGTGTCACCGGCGGTCCGGGGGTGGTGAAAGCCGCCATGGCCAGCGGCAAACGCGCGGTCTGCGCCGGACCGGGCAACCCGCCCGTGCTGGTGGATGGCACCTCTTGCCTGGACAACGCCGCCAAGTGCGTGGTCTTTGGTGCGGCTTACGATAATAATCTGCTGTGCATCGGCGAAAAAGAGGTGTTCGTGCTCGAACCGTTTTTCGACAAGTTCATGGCCGCCTTGGAACGGCACGGCGCGTATCGCCTGAACAGCTCCCAGGTGGAGAAGCTGTCCAAAGAATCCTTTACCTTCCCGCCCGGACAGGGCGCCGGGTGCGGACATCCCGTGCTGAACCGTAATCTGGTCGGCAAAGATCCCGAAGTGTTGGCCCGCATCGCCGGTGCCAGCATTCCGGCCGGCACCCAACTGTTGATCGCCGAGACCCAGGCCGATCATCCGTTCGTGTATGAAGAGCAGATGATGCCGTTCGTGCCGGTGGTCCGCGTGAAAACCGTGGCCGAAGGCATTGCGGAATCCAAGAAGGCGGAACACGGTTACAAGCACAGCGCCATTATTCACTCGCACGACGTGTCGAATATGACGGCGATGGCCCGGGCGCTGGAAACGACGTTGTTCGTGAAAAACGGCGCGTGCGTCGCGGGTTTGGGCGTGGGCGGCGAAGGCTACTCGAATTTCTCCATTGCCACGACCACCGGCGAAGGCATCTGCAATCCGCGAACCTTCACCCGTGTGCGGCGGTGTGTGATGGTGGACAAACTCAGAATTTTCTAG
- a CDS encoding BMC domain-containing protein produces the protein MVQQAIGMIETKGLCALLEACDAALKAANVTLVGWEKVGSGYVTGFFRGDVAAVKAATDAGAAAASQVGAVVAVQVIPRPHEGLGGLGKWLQQ, from the coding sequence ATGGTACAGCAAGCAATTGGCATGATCGAAACGAAGGGGCTTTGCGCCCTGCTCGAAGCCTGTGACGCCGCGCTCAAAGCCGCGAATGTCACCCTCGTGGGCTGGGAAAAAGTCGGCAGCGGATACGTGACCGGATTCTTCCGGGGCGACGTCGCCGCCGTGAAGGCCGCGACCGACGCCGGCGCTGCCGCCGCCTCCCAGGTGGGTGCCGTGGTCGCCGTGCAGGTGATCCCGCGTCCGCACGAAGGATTGGGCGGTCTCGGCAAGTGGCTCCAGCAATAA
- a CDS encoding class II aldolase/adducin family protein, whose amino-acid sequence MKNVISLKEVEEMVRQGKDVANLPADVLLTPSARDYLRDLDSGVAKKPQVTAAAVPAKPAAAVASGDTYGSAATGLLHVPNMKYSSKTPKAELEAYFNSPEINLFKAQICDIGRRLWERGYVDGNGGNIAIKVGEDIAVCTPTLVSKGFMKTSDVCLVDFEGNQLAGTNKRTSEILMHLQMMKRQPRAVATVHCHPPHSTAFAVAQVEPPTCMIPEIEVMIGTVPVAEYQTPGTPEMGKLVADLVDKHNTVLMGNHGAVAWSHVNVEDAYFKMEILEAYCHTVVVAMQLGVPLKTFSPAHLKDLIRIKTTLGIPDSRVGLKECELCDNSEWRTGAVCDAPSKPAAGETGKLNPDAEKLVQAITEQILSKLK is encoded by the coding sequence ATGAAAAACGTAATCAGTCTCAAAGAAGTTGAAGAAATGGTACGGCAAGGCAAGGATGTTGCCAATCTGCCGGCTGATGTGTTGCTGACGCCATCCGCGCGTGATTATTTGCGCGACCTGGATTCGGGCGTGGCGAAAAAGCCGCAAGTTACCGCCGCTGCGGTGCCGGCCAAGCCGGCTGCGGCCGTTGCTTCAGGGGATACCTACGGTTCCGCTGCCACCGGTCTGCTGCATGTGCCGAACATGAAGTACAGCTCCAAGACCCCCAAGGCCGAGTTGGAAGCCTATTTCAATTCCCCGGAAATTAACCTCTTCAAGGCGCAGATTTGCGACATTGGCCGCCGCCTCTGGGAGCGCGGTTACGTGGATGGTAACGGCGGCAACATCGCCATCAAGGTCGGCGAGGATATTGCGGTGTGCACGCCCACGCTGGTGTCCAAGGGGTTCATGAAGACCTCCGACGTCTGCCTGGTGGATTTCGAGGGCAATCAGCTCGCCGGTACCAATAAGCGCACCAGCGAAATTCTCATGCATCTCCAGATGATGAAGCGCCAGCCGCGCGCTGTCGCTACGGTGCATTGCCATCCGCCGCACTCGACCGCCTTTGCCGTCGCGCAGGTCGAACCGCCCACGTGCATGATCCCGGAAATTGAAGTCATGATCGGGACAGTGCCGGTGGCGGAATATCAAACGCCCGGCACGCCGGAAATGGGCAAGCTGGTGGCGGACCTGGTGGACAAGCATAACACCGTGCTCATGGGCAATCACGGTGCGGTGGCCTGGAGCCATGTGAATGTTGAGGACGCCTACTTCAAGATGGAAATCCTGGAGGCCTATTGCCATACCGTCGTCGTCGCCATGCAGTTGGGCGTGCCGCTGAAGACTTTCAGCCCGGCCCACCTGAAGGACCTGATCCGCATCAAGACCACGCTGGGCATCCCGGATTCCCGCGTCGGCCTCAAAGAATGCGAACTGTGCGACAACAGCGAGTGGCGCACGGGGGCGGTGTGTGACGCTCCGTCCAAGCCCGCCGCTGGCGAAACTGGCAAACTGAATCCGGACGCCGAGAAGTTGGTGCAGGCCATCACGGAACAAATTCTGAGCAAGCTGAAGTAA
- a CDS encoding acetate kinase: MKILVANIGSTSLKWRLFDFSNGQERMLHKGGFERVTDYAAAIEDCLAQLKQGGAIASESDLAAVGFKTVVAKNVSGCVRLDETVLQAMEAFNQLAPAHNPPYITGIRLFAQRMPKMPLIGLFETAFYQYAPSASMRYAVPESWYDLGVRRYGFHGASHKFIAERSAELLGREDVAERARMLYVNGGTSPVRQPALRVISCHLGGSSSITGILNGVAIGNSLGMSPQSGLPHNNRVGDLDSSAIPFLLKTTSLSLAEIEKMLCKESGLKGLSGGYNDVRDLDAQVALGNPRAKLALDVFVQQIRHWVGAYLAELNGADVLVLTAGIAENQVSLREAICANLDQLGIVLDPELNQQVKAREAVISAPNSRVKVMVIPTNEELVVAREAKRLLEK; the protein is encoded by the coding sequence ATGAAAATCCTGGTAGCCAACATTGGTAGCACGTCGCTCAAGTGGCGGCTGTTTGATTTCTCAAACGGCCAAGAGCGGATGCTGCACAAGGGTGGTTTCGAGCGGGTGACGGATTACGCCGCCGCCATCGAAGACTGCCTGGCGCAGTTGAAGCAGGGGGGCGCCATTGCCAGCGAGAGTGACCTGGCCGCCGTCGGGTTTAAGACCGTGGTGGCCAAGAACGTCTCAGGCTGCGTGCGTTTGGATGAAACCGTGCTGCAGGCCATGGAGGCTTTTAACCAGCTCGCTCCGGCCCATAATCCGCCGTACATTACCGGCATCCGGCTGTTCGCTCAACGGATGCCCAAAATGCCGCTGATCGGGTTGTTTGAAACCGCCTTCTATCAGTATGCCCCCTCGGCCTCGATGCGGTATGCTGTGCCGGAAAGCTGGTACGACCTGGGCGTGCGCCGCTACGGTTTTCATGGTGCCAGTCACAAATTCATTGCCGAACGGTCGGCGGAATTGCTCGGTCGCGAGGATGTGGCCGAACGCGCCCGGATGCTCTACGTGAATGGCGGCACCTCTCCGGTGCGCCAGCCCGCGCTGCGCGTCATCTCCTGTCACTTGGGGGGCAGTTCCTCCATTACCGGAATTTTAAACGGTGTGGCGATCGGAAATAGTTTGGGTATGAGCCCGCAGTCCGGTCTGCCTCACAATAACCGCGTCGGTGATTTGGATTCCAGCGCGATTCCGTTCCTCCTAAAAACCACCAGCCTCTCCTTGGCGGAGATCGAGAAAATGCTCTGCAAAGAGTCCGGTCTGAAAGGGTTGTCTGGCGGTTATAATGATGTCCGCGACCTGGATGCCCAGGTTGCCTTGGGAAATCCGCGCGCCAAGCTGGCGCTCGATGTTTTCGTTCAGCAAATCCGCCATTGGGTGGGGGCTTATCTGGCCGAGCTGAACGGTGCGGATGTGCTGGTGTTGACGGCGGGGATTGCGGAAAACCAGGTGAGCCTGCGTGAAGCAATCTGCGCGAACCTGGATCAGCTTGGCATCGTGCTGGACCCGGAATTGAACCAGCAGGTTAAGGCACGGGAAGCGGTCATCAGCGCGCCGAATTCACGCGTGAAAGTCATGGTGATCCCCACGAACGAGGAGTTGGTGGTCGCCCGCGAGGCGAAGCGGCTCCTGGAAAAATGA
- a CDS encoding phosphate propanoyltransferase, with amino-acid sequence MSAQAPIHRSAVEHLVRQAIYQRLSLPLPRTAKGPNPLLVNVSARHCHLTQEAVEALFGKGHKLQVHKWLYQDGQFAAKEAVTLIGPRSRVISNLRILGPCRNLNQVELAYTDGIALGFDLPLRASGNIKDTPGCMLMGPNGFFEMKDGVIRAERHVHMHPDDAEFYGVKPGGYMQLKIGGPCAITLDEMLVRVDKSFKLEVHIDTDEGNACNLQADTPCELVK; translated from the coding sequence ATGTCTGCGCAAGCGCCCATACATCGTTCAGCGGTCGAACATTTGGTTCGGCAAGCGATCTATCAGCGGTTATCGCTGCCGCTGCCTCGCACGGCCAAAGGCCCCAACCCGCTTTTGGTAAACGTGAGCGCCCGTCATTGCCATCTGACCCAAGAGGCGGTGGAAGCGCTTTTTGGCAAAGGCCACAAGTTGCAGGTGCATAAATGGCTCTATCAGGATGGCCAATTTGCCGCCAAGGAAGCCGTCACGCTGATCGGCCCCCGCAGCCGCGTCATTTCCAATCTCCGCATTCTCGGTCCCTGCCGCAATTTGAATCAGGTGGAGCTGGCATATACGGACGGCATCGCACTGGGCTTTGACCTGCCGCTGCGCGCCTCGGGCAACATCAAGGATACGCCGGGCTGCATGCTGATGGGCCCCAATGGATTTTTTGAGATGAAAGACGGCGTGATTCGCGCCGAGCGACATGTGCACATGCATCCGGATGACGCGGAATTCTACGGGGTGAAACCGGGCGGGTACATGCAACTCAAGATCGGCGGCCCGTGCGCCATTACGCTGGATGAAATGCTGGTGCGCGTGGACAAGAGTTTCAAGCTGGAGGTCCACATTGATACCGATGAAGGCAATGCCTGCAATCTCCAGGCAGATACTCCCTGCGAATTAGTCAAGTAA
- a CDS encoding DeoR/GlpR family DNA-binding transcription regulator, which yields MQAEERQRRIEEYLGRVEFASLEELAREVEASISTVRRDLTALEVTGVAKRTHGGGRIVNPRTDEFTFSTRDTHELSEKEAIGKACAELIKPNQSLILDAGTTVYHVARYLGSKAPQVITNSLPVANLFISDNQVEVLVTGGVIYPRLGVLVGPVAINSFSDMHADVAIMGAGGLTLDGITNSHALLIEIQHAMIKSAQKVIICLDHTKFGRKSVVPMCDLEVIDTIVTDNGAPPEMVNALRERGIEVIVAG from the coding sequence ATGCAAGCGGAAGAGCGACAACGGCGCATCGAAGAATACCTTGGGCGGGTGGAATTTGCCTCTTTGGAGGAACTCGCCCGCGAGGTGGAGGCGTCCATTTCCACCGTCCGCCGGGACCTGACCGCGCTGGAAGTCACCGGAGTGGCCAAGCGAACTCATGGCGGAGGCCGGATCGTCAACCCGCGCACGGACGAATTTACGTTTTCCACACGGGACACCCATGAGTTGAGCGAAAAGGAAGCCATCGGCAAAGCGTGCGCTGAACTCATCAAGCCGAACCAGAGCCTGATCTTGGACGCGGGCACCACGGTCTATCACGTGGCGCGGTATCTGGGCAGCAAAGCGCCGCAGGTGATCACCAATTCCCTGCCGGTCGCCAACCTGTTCATTTCGGATAACCAGGTGGAGGTGCTGGTGACCGGGGGTGTGATCTATCCGCGCTTGGGAGTGCTGGTAGGACCGGTGGCCATCAACAGCTTTTCGGACATGCACGCGGATGTGGCCATCATGGGGGCGGGCGGGCTGACGTTGGATGGCATCACCAACTCCCATGCACTCCTGATCGAGATCCAGCACGCGATGATCAAATCCGCGCAGAAAGTCATCATCTGCCTGGACCATACCAAATTCGGTCGAAAATCCGTGGTGCCGATGTGCGACCTGGAGGTGATTGACACGATCGTCACGGATAACGGCGCCCCACCGGAGATGGTAAACGCCCTGCGCGAACGCGGTATTGAGGTGATTGTGGCGGGGTAA
- a CDS encoding BMC domain-containing protein, giving the protein MSQQAIGMIETRGLVALVEGTDAMLKAANVELAGPMIQVGNALVTAVVVGDVAAVKAATDAGAQAVKAIKGELVSVHVIARPHADVEQVLPKKPVAK; this is encoded by the coding sequence ATGTCACAACAAGCAATTGGAATGATTGAAACTCGGGGTCTCGTGGCGCTCGTCGAAGGTACGGACGCCATGCTCAAGGCCGCCAACGTCGAGTTGGCCGGGCCGATGATCCAGGTCGGAAACGCGCTGGTCACCGCCGTCGTGGTGGGGGATGTCGCCGCCGTCAAGGCCGCGACGGACGCGGGCGCCCAAGCCGTCAAGGCAATCAAGGGCGAACTCGTCAGCGTGCATGTCATTGCGCGCCCGCACGCCGATGTGGAACAGGTGTTGCCGAAGAAACCGGTGGCCAAGTAG